A genomic window from Methanothrix sp. includes:
- a CDS encoding S-layer protein domain-containing protein, whose protein sequence is MNKTAIMITALVAVLATAMVVGAVDKVEIRGAVQEVVDGATVTWNPQNFAGFYYDIDDGIGNEQITMTITGNKLEEPNGVKYTTTVQEKEFEFEGWGWYNSIGFLGEEYFAGYSEKKPTWNGAEIDPELYKQSTDRNTLVDEQLLKVLMDDDTERTFTSGTPLKLADGYELVIKSIDVDGNKVYVELMKDGQSVDTKVISPSKAGATMSDQTYYYKKDIGDTEKLVIIGVHFKNAFRGADQDIATVKGIFQVSDKPMDVSVDTEYDKMRISRVDATSIEMDNKDNAITLNKNKDIALMAGIHIKTADQKDISAENPLRFYIYKEITEPGTYEIRGAVQQVVDGAQVTWDPKTFAGFYYDIDDNIGNEQITMTITGNKLEEPNGVKYTTTVQEKEFEFEGWGWYNSIGFLGEEYFAGYSDKKPTWNGAEIDPELYKQSTDRNTLVDEQLLKVLMDDDTEKTFTSGTPLKLADGYELVIKSIDVDGNKVYVELMKDGQSVDTKVISPSKEGATMSDQTYYYKKNIGDTEKLVIIGVHFKNAFRGADQDIATVKGIFQVSDQPMDVSVDTEYDKMRISRVDATSIEMDNKDNAITLNKNKDIALMAGIHIKTADQDVIDADNPLRFYIYKEATIEGAAPAPVVEEKPAVEEKPVVEEKKVEEAAPVNVTEEKPAVEEKPAAEEKPAAEAEAKPAAEEKGAPGFEAVFAVTGLLAVAYLVSRRN, encoded by the coding sequence ATGAATAAGACTGCAATAATGATTACAGCGCTGGTAGCGGTACTAGCGACAGCGATGGTAGTCGGCGCAGTCGATAAGGTGGAGATCCGAGGTGCTGTTCAGGAGGTTGTGGATGGTGCAACAGTCACCTGGAATCCCCAGAACTTCGCCGGCTTCTACTACGACATCGATGATGGCATTGGCAACGAGCAGATCACAATGACCATCACGGGCAACAAGCTCGAGGAGCCCAACGGCGTCAAGTACACGACCACAGTCCAGGAGAAAGAGTTTGAGTTCGAGGGCTGGGGCTGGTACAACTCCATAGGGTTCCTCGGTGAGGAGTACTTCGCTGGATACAGCGAGAAGAAGCCCACCTGGAACGGCGCTGAGATCGATCCGGAGCTCTACAAGCAGTCCACCGACAGGAACACCCTCGTCGATGAGCAGCTCCTGAAGGTGCTGATGGATGATGATACAGAGAGGACGTTCACATCCGGCACACCGCTCAAGCTCGCTGATGGATATGAGCTTGTCATCAAGTCGATCGATGTCGATGGCAACAAGGTCTACGTGGAGCTCATGAAGGACGGCCAGAGCGTCGACACAAAGGTCATCTCCCCGTCCAAGGCAGGCGCCACGATGAGCGACCAGACATACTACTACAAGAAGGACATCGGCGACACTGAGAAGCTCGTCATAATCGGCGTACACTTCAAGAACGCATTCCGCGGCGCTGACCAGGATATAGCCACGGTCAAGGGCATATTCCAGGTCTCCGATAAGCCGATGGATGTTTCCGTCGACACAGAGTACGACAAGATGAGAATCTCCAGGGTCGATGCCACATCGATCGAGATGGACAACAAGGACAACGCCATAACGCTGAACAAGAACAAGGACATCGCACTGATGGCCGGCATCCACATCAAGACTGCTGATCAGAAGGACATAAGCGCTGAGAACCCGCTCAGGTTCTACATATACAAGGAGATCACAGAGCCAGGGACATACGAGATACGCGGTGCTGTTCAGCAGGTTGTTGATGGCGCTCAGGTCACCTGGGATCCGAAGACCTTTGCCGGCTTCTACTACGACATCGATGACAACATCGGCAACGAGCAGATCACAATGACCATCACGGGCAACAAGCTCGAGGAGCCCAACGGTGTCAAGTACACAACCACAGTCCAGGAGAAAGAGTTTGAGTTCGAGGGCTGGGGCTGGTACAACTCCATAGGGTTCCTGGGTGAGGAGTACTTCGCCGGTTACAGCGATAAGAAGCCCACCTGGAACGGCGCTGAGATCGATCCGGAGCTCTACAAGCAGTCCACCGACAGGAACACGCTCGTCGATGAGCAGCTCCTGAAGGTGCTGATGGATGATGATACCGAGAAGACGTTCACATCCGGCACACCGCTCAAGCTCGCTGATGGCTACGAGCTCGTCATCAAGTCGATCGATGTCGACGGCAACAAGGTCTACGTGGAGCTCATGAAGGACGGCCAGAGCGTCGACACAAAGGTCATCTCCCCGTCCAAGGAAGGCGCCACGATGAGCGACCAGACATACTACTACAAGAAGAACATCGGCGACACTGAGAAGCTCGTCATAATCGGCGTCCACTTCAAGAACGCGTTCCGCGGCGCTGACCAGGATATAGCCACGGTCAAGGGCATATTCCAGGTCTCCGATCAGCCGATGGATGTCTCCGTCGACACAGAGTACGACAAGATGAGGATCTCCAGGGTCGATGCCACATCGATCGAGATGGACAACAAGGACAACGCCATAACGCTGAACAAGAACAAGGACATCGCACTGATGGCCGGCATCCACATCAAGACTGCTGATCAGGATGTAATCGACGCGGATAACCCGCTCAGGTTCTACATATACAAGGAAGCGACCATTGAGGGCGCTGCTCCCGCTCCTGTAGTCGAGGAGAAGCCCGCGGTTGAGGAGAAGCCTGTAGTCGAGGAGAAGAAGGTCGAGGAGGCCGCCCCGGTCAACGTGACCGAGGAGAAGCCTGCAGTGGAGGAGAAGCCCGCAGCTGAGGAGAAGCCTGCCGCAGAGGCAGAGGCGAAGCCTGCAGCTGAGGAGAAGGGCGCTCCCGGATTCGAGGCCGTCTTCGCAGTGACCGGACTCCTTGCGGTCGCCTACCTCGTCAGCAGGAGGAACTGA
- a CDS encoding Kae1-associated kinase Bud32, translating to MEIGRGAEAILTRDGDAVRKWRLPKRYRLRELDERLRAERTMMEARIMSEARRAGVPTPIIRDLSRFELVMEYVDGKKLRDIITPELSERVGELVGRLHRAGIVHGDLTTSNMLLKDNRIYFIDFGLAYHDQSIEAQGVDVHVYFQTLRSTHDDADALIESFKRGYRKAYQRADAVLARVEEIRSRGRYL from the coding sequence ATGGAGATAGGCAGGGGTGCTGAGGCGATACTCACGCGTGATGGTGATGCTGTGAGGAAATGGCGCCTTCCGAAGAGATATCGCCTGAGGGAGCTCGATGAGAGGCTTCGCGCTGAGAGAACCATGATGGAGGCCAGGATAATGTCTGAGGCCAGGCGCGCTGGTGTCCCGACGCCCATAATCAGGGATCTCTCGAGATTCGAGCTGGTGATGGAGTATGTGGATGGCAAGAAGCTCAGGGATATCATAACTCCGGAGCTCTCAGAGCGTGTCGGCGAGCTGGTCGGGAGGCTTCACAGAGCAGGCATTGTGCATGGCGACCTCACCACCTCTAACATGCTCCTGAAAGACAACCGGATATACTTCATCGATTTCGGCCTCGCATACCACGACCAGAGCATCGAGGCGCAGGGGGTCGATGTCCATGTCTACTTCCAGACTCTGAGAAGCACGCATGATGATGCGGATGCTCTTATAGAATCTTTCAAGCGAGGTTACAGAAAAGCTTACCAGCGCGCGGATGCTGTTCTCGCCAGAGTTGAGGAGATACGATCCAGGGGAAGGTATCTGTAA
- a CDS encoding DUF1786 domain-containing protein: MMLAVDVGAGTQDVLLYREDVAPEGLYKMIMPSQTVVISRKIRSATDRGLDVFLHGYTMGGGPLTAAVRRHIASGFRVYATEDAALSIHDNLQRVRSMGVVVTADPPEGCVDIKTCDVNLVALRSAFLSFDVDLPEAIAVAVQDHGFSPERSNRATRFDILRDALKNGGRIEDFAHKEPPEVLSRMRAVWRYLSDQGMEVMLMDTGPASVFGALEDPECRMPALVLNIGNGHTIGALVDDHRITAIFEHHTSALDPEKLRWILKRFCAGELTNREIFEDGGHGAHTEYVPGEMRAILVTGPRRGEFVSGMNLELIQAAPWGDMMITGCVGLVRAWRALVG, encoded by the coding sequence ATGATGCTTGCAGTGGATGTTGGGGCTGGCACCCAGGACGTTCTTCTTTACAGGGAAGATGTGGCGCCTGAGGGGCTGTACAAGATGATCATGCCAAGTCAGACGGTGGTAATCTCCAGAAAGATCAGAAGTGCGACCGATCGTGGATTGGATGTGTTCCTCCACGGATACACGATGGGCGGCGGGCCACTGACCGCTGCGGTGAGAAGGCATATAGCATCAGGTTTCAGGGTCTATGCGACAGAGGATGCGGCTCTGAGCATACACGACAACCTCCAGCGCGTCAGATCAATGGGTGTAGTGGTCACCGCGGACCCACCTGAGGGCTGTGTCGATATCAAGACATGCGATGTGAATCTGGTGGCCCTCAGAAGCGCTTTCCTATCTTTTGATGTGGATCTGCCGGAGGCGATCGCGGTCGCTGTTCAGGATCATGGCTTCTCGCCTGAGAGGTCCAACAGAGCCACGAGATTTGACATCCTAAGAGATGCACTGAAAAATGGCGGCCGGATCGAGGATTTTGCGCACAAAGAGCCTCCGGAGGTTCTGAGCAGGATGCGCGCTGTCTGGAGGTATCTGAGCGATCAGGGTATGGAGGTCATGCTCATGGATACAGGCCCGGCTTCAGTATTCGGCGCTCTTGAAGACCCTGAGTGCAGAATGCCTGCTCTCGTCCTCAATATAGGGAACGGCCACACGATCGGCGCTCTTGTGGACGATCACAGGATCACAGCGATCTTCGAGCACCACACATCTGCACTTGATCCTGAGAAGCTTCGTTGGATACTGAAGCGGTTCTGCGCCGGGGAGCTCACGAACAGGGAGATCTTCGAGGATGGCGGCCACGGGGCTCATACAGAGTACGTTCCTGGAGAGATGAGAGCAATTCTTGTTACGGGCCCCCGCAGAGGTGAGTTTGTGAGTGGCATGAATCTGGAGCTGATACAGGCTGCCCCCTGGGGGGACATGATGATAACCGGATGTGTTGGGCTTGTAAGGGCCTGGAGAGCGCTCGTGGGGTGA
- a CDS encoding cysteate synthase yields MGEYTLRCAGCGNLLGDSATSCSLDNGLPRADYIERRFAPRELPGIWSFIDWLPVKRWNPATGASSITYRSSGLAGELDLNRLYISFSGYWPERGAMMRTCSFKELEAAPTMQMLLDNKTEEILVVASAGNTARAFAEVCSITGQPLILFVPASSLDRLWTTVEPGKVLLVGVNGDYADAIKLAGVLSSRVGFRPEGGARNIARRDGMGTVLLDHVRRFNFLPDHYFQAIGSGTGGIAAWEASMRIVADSRFGEHLPRLHLAQNTPCAPVYAMWHGIEEMNFDAYGCPEGMHDDVLFNRNPPYAVPGGVRDAVTSTGGRIYGMDNSRAVSAQKLFESSEGIDILPAAAVAVAALVDAVEAGFVERDDSILLNITGGGMRRLEEDQSRMRLKCDLMVGLEDFSDALSSIEEMVSS; encoded by the coding sequence ATGGGCGAGTACACTCTGAGGTGTGCCGGCTGCGGAAACTTGCTGGGCGACAGCGCCACCTCGTGTTCTCTGGACAACGGTCTTCCCAGAGCGGATTACATCGAGCGAAGATTCGCTCCCAGAGAGCTTCCTGGCATCTGGTCCTTCATCGACTGGTTACCCGTAAAGAGATGGAATCCGGCCACGGGCGCGTCATCCATTACGTACAGGAGCTCCGGGCTCGCAGGCGAGCTGGATCTTAACAGGCTGTACATAAGCTTCTCAGGGTACTGGCCAGAGCGCGGGGCGATGATGAGAACATGCAGCTTCAAGGAGCTCGAGGCAGCGCCGACGATGCAGATGCTTCTCGATAATAAAACCGAAGAGATCCTTGTGGTCGCATCAGCCGGCAACACAGCGAGGGCATTCGCCGAGGTGTGCTCGATCACAGGACAGCCACTTATCCTTTTTGTGCCAGCGTCCTCACTGGATCGACTATGGACGACCGTCGAGCCAGGAAAGGTGCTGCTCGTTGGGGTGAATGGAGACTATGCTGATGCGATAAAGCTCGCCGGTGTTTTGTCCTCCAGAGTCGGCTTCAGGCCAGAGGGCGGCGCCAGGAACATAGCGAGGAGGGACGGAATGGGCACGGTGCTTCTCGATCATGTGAGGCGCTTCAATTTCCTGCCTGACCACTACTTCCAGGCGATAGGGAGCGGCACAGGTGGGATTGCTGCTTGGGAGGCATCGATGCGCATCGTTGCTGACAGTAGATTCGGAGAGCACCTCCCGCGCCTGCACCTCGCGCAGAACACCCCCTGCGCGCCTGTGTATGCGATGTGGCATGGCATCGAAGAGATGAATTTCGATGCGTATGGCTGCCCAGAGGGAATGCATGATGACGTGCTCTTCAACAGAAACCCGCCATACGCGGTCCCGGGTGGCGTCAGGGACGCGGTCACCTCCACCGGCGGGAGGATATACGGCATGGACAACAGCCGTGCGGTCAGCGCTCAGAAGCTCTTCGAGAGCTCGGAGGGCATCGACATCCTGCCGGCGGCGGCTGTTGCTGTTGCAGCGCTGGTCGATGCCGTTGAGGCCGGATTTGTGGAGAGGGATGACAGCATCCTGCTGAACATAACAGGCGGCGGCATGAGGCGCCTCGAAGAGGATCAGAGCCGCATGAGACTGAAATGCGATCTCATGGTCGGGCTGGAGGATTTTTCTGATGCACTATCATCGATAGAGGAGATGGTTTCTTCATGA
- a CDS encoding ATP-binding cassette domain-containing protein has translation MIITIKGGFDKDGLPERVRSVDISSGEVVGIVGPTGSGKSSLISDLEQFAQGDTPSRRHVLIDGAPPDPEIRHDPRRKPVAQLSQNMHFLADMSVREFICMHARSRGRDPGLLSKVLEMANTLTGEPVHADDNLTELSGGQSRALMVADIAVISDSPIVLIDEIENAGIRKKEALRLLSGEGKIVLVVTHDPLLALMTERRIVMKNGGMAKVINTTDEERRFCDSLFRVDTWLLSLRESIRRGEVLSATGAVI, from the coding sequence ATGATAATCACGATAAAAGGCGGATTTGATAAGGACGGTTTGCCAGAGCGTGTTAGAAGCGTGGATATATCGAGCGGTGAGGTTGTAGGCATCGTCGGGCCCACAGGTTCTGGCAAGAGCTCCCTCATATCGGACCTGGAGCAGTTCGCCCAGGGCGACACGCCATCGAGGCGGCATGTCCTGATCGACGGCGCCCCGCCGGATCCGGAGATCCGACACGATCCGCGAAGAAAGCCGGTCGCTCAGCTCTCCCAGAACATGCACTTTCTGGCTGACATGAGCGTCCGCGAGTTCATATGCATGCACGCCAGGAGCCGGGGCAGGGATCCGGGGCTGCTCTCGAAGGTCCTGGAGATGGCGAACACCCTGACCGGAGAGCCGGTACACGCGGATGACAACCTGACAGAGCTGAGCGGTGGGCAGTCAAGAGCACTGATGGTGGCGGATATCGCTGTAATAAGCGACTCGCCCATTGTACTGATAGATGAGATAGAGAATGCCGGCATAAGGAAGAAGGAGGCTCTGAGGCTGCTATCGGGAGAGGGGAAGATCGTGCTTGTTGTTACCCATGATCCACTTCTCGCGCTCATGACCGAGCGCAGGATTGTGATGAAGAACGGCGGTATGGCCAAGGTCATAAACACCACAGATGAGGAGAGACGCTTCTGCGATTCTTTATTCAGAGTAGACACCTGGCTCCTCTCTCTGAGAGAGTCGATAAGGCGCGGGGAGGTGCTGAGCGCGACGGGGGCAGTGATTTGA
- a CDS encoding GTP-binding protein yields the protein MKMVIIAGTPGSGKTSVLMHAIKNLQDMGIRPAVVKVDCLWTEDDARIKRLGVPVRVGLARDMCPDHYSIYNTEEMISWAGSQGADVLLNETAGLCLRCAPYPDGALAVCVIDVTSGPNTPLKIGPLLTTADVVVATKGDLVSQAEREVFRERVIEVNPGCRIVEANGLTGKGSRELADIIKESSDIDGEMLLRHNPPLAVCTLCTGELRVSKRHHRGVLRHLDGFTEYVGE from the coding sequence TTGAAGATGGTGATCATCGCCGGAACGCCCGGATCTGGGAAGACCTCTGTTCTGATGCATGCCATAAAAAACCTCCAGGATATGGGCATCAGGCCTGCCGTGGTCAAGGTGGACTGCCTCTGGACAGAGGATGATGCGCGAATCAAGCGGCTGGGCGTGCCGGTGCGCGTCGGTCTCGCGCGGGATATGTGCCCGGATCACTACTCGATATACAACACTGAGGAGATGATCTCATGGGCGGGCTCGCAGGGCGCGGATGTGCTCCTGAACGAGACCGCTGGCCTCTGCCTGAGATGCGCCCCGTATCCGGACGGGGCCCTGGCAGTATGCGTGATAGATGTCACCTCCGGTCCTAACACCCCTCTCAAGATCGGCCCGCTGCTCACGACAGCGGATGTTGTGGTGGCGACAAAGGGAGATCTCGTATCGCAGGCTGAGCGGGAGGTCTTCCGGGAGAGGGTCATCGAGGTCAATCCCGGATGCAGGATCGTGGAGGCGAACGGGCTCACGGGCAAGGGGTCGAGGGAGCTAGCGGATATCATAAAGGAGTCCAGCGATATCGATGGGGAGATGCTCCTGAGGCACAACCCGCCCCTGGCAGTGTGCACGCTCTGCACGGGTGAGCTCAGAGTATCGAAGAGACACCACCGCGGCGTCCTGCGGCATCTCGATGGTTTTACAGAATATGTGGGGGAGTGA
- a CDS encoding (Fe-S)-binding protein, producing the protein MLERLLPGYNCRECGRKSCRDFAEHLSSAEDLSRCPYMSQERFRDRLEELRGILERGVSRERIVGVMDGLEADFSLGPLDGEISCTEDIHPLEHCSLRAGDLIRYRPLGCPITHFAEVLEFDHGVARVRIVGPLFEGRKEYIDLGICMVLAFEGRVVRGRVPEVGKTVRFLPEHCMMQKVHSGVVVHSEGSRVRIEAIDLKVW; encoded by the coding sequence TTGCTGGAGAGGCTTCTTCCGGGGTACAACTGCAGGGAGTGCGGGCGCAAGAGCTGCAGGGATTTCGCGGAGCATCTCTCATCCGCTGAGGATCTTTCGCGCTGCCCGTACATGTCTCAGGAGCGCTTCAGGGATCGTTTAGAGGAGTTACGCGGGATCCTGGAGCGGGGAGTCTCCCGGGAGAGGATCGTGGGCGTCATGGATGGTCTTGAAGCGGATTTCTCGCTCGGGCCGCTCGACGGGGAGATCTCGTGCACAGAGGATATCCATCCCCTGGAGCACTGCTCCCTGAGGGCCGGAGACCTGATAAGGTACAGGCCTCTGGGATGCCCGATAACCCATTTCGCAGAGGTCCTGGAGTTCGATCACGGCGTGGCTAGGGTCCGCATTGTCGGCCCGCTCTTTGAGGGGAGGAAGGAATACATTGACTTGGGGATATGCATGGTCCTGGCCTTCGAGGGGAGGGTGGTACGTGGAAGGGTGCCCGAGGTCGGGAAAACAGTCAGATTTCTGCCAGAGCACTGCATGATGCAGAAGGTCCACTCAGGGGTTGTAGTCCACTCAGAGGGATCGAGGGTCAGAATAGAGGCGATCGATCTCAAGGTCTGGTAA
- a CDS encoding DapH/DapD/GlmU-related protein, whose amino-acid sequence MLRRNPRTSWNSQESMPSVASTAYVDESAVVIGDVRIGENVYVGPCASIRADEATPIVIGDECNVQDGAIFHGLKGSSIKLGRKVSVAHGAVIHGPLTIGDESFVGFNAVVHASTVGERCFIGHRALVMGVTLKSGSFVPHGSIIDTQEKADALGPVPDSLRGFNEEVVEVNCEFARGYRALR is encoded by the coding sequence ATGCTCAGAAGGAACCCGAGAACATCCTGGAACAGTCAGGAATCGATGCCCAGTGTTGCATCCACAGCCTATGTGGACGAATCTGCTGTTGTGATAGGGGATGTCCGCATAGGTGAGAATGTTTACGTCGGACCGTGTGCCTCGATAAGAGCGGATGAGGCGACGCCGATAGTCATAGGCGATGAGTGCAATGTACAGGACGGCGCGATATTCCACGGGCTGAAGGGGAGCTCGATAAAGCTCGGGAGAAAGGTCAGCGTCGCACACGGCGCTGTGATCCACGGCCCGCTGACGATCGGAGACGAGAGCTTCGTCGGTTTCAATGCTGTTGTGCACGCGTCCACTGTGGGAGAGAGATGCTTCATAGGCCACAGGGCTCTCGTGATGGGTGTTACGCTTAAGAGTGGAAGCTTCGTGCCCCACGGAAGCATCATCGACACCCAGGAGAAGGCGGATGCCCTCGGGCCGGTGCCAGATTCTCTCAGAGGCTTCAACGAGGAGGTCGTCGAGGTCAACTGCGAGTTCGCCAGGGGCTACAGGGCTCTGCGCTGA
- a CDS encoding superoxide dismutase yields the protein MTQKFYTLPDLPYGANVLEPYISEAQLRLHHDKHHLAYVNGANAILERLDRARREGAEIDQKSTLKELSFHIGGHLLHSLFWANLRRPSDMGPAGALAHEIENEFGSFERFKKEFTAAALSVEGSGWAALAYCMQTRRPIIMQIEKHNVNVYPMFRLLLVLDVWEHAYYLDYRNDRARFVEAFWHIVDWEEANRRFESLIGK from the coding sequence ATGACACAGAAGTTCTACACCCTCCCCGATCTGCCGTATGGCGCAAATGTGCTGGAGCCCTACATCTCAGAGGCGCAGCTCAGGCTGCACCACGACAAGCACCATCTTGCGTATGTGAATGGTGCGAACGCCATTCTCGAGAGGCTCGACAGGGCCAGGAGAGAAGGAGCGGAGATCGACCAGAAGTCCACGCTGAAGGAGCTGTCCTTCCACATCGGAGGACATCTGCTGCACAGCCTCTTCTGGGCTAACCTGCGCAGACCATCTGACATGGGCCCTGCTGGAGCGCTGGCTCATGAGATAGAGAACGAGTTCGGATCCTTCGAGAGATTCAAAAAGGAGTTCACGGCAGCAGCTTTGAGCGTCGAGGGCTCGGGCTGGGCTGCGCTCGCCTACTGCATGCAGACCAGAAGGCCCATAATAATGCAGATTGAAAAGCACAACGTCAACGTGTACCCCATGTTCAGACTCCTGCTGGTGCTGGATGTCTGGGAGCACGCGTACTATCTGGACTACAGGAACGACAGGGCGAGGTTCGTGGAGGCATTCTGGCACATAGTCGACTGGGAGGAGGCCAACAGAAGGTTCGAGAGCCTGATCGGAAAGTGA
- the pfkB gene encoding 1-phosphofructokinase produces the protein MIYTITLNPAIDRTMWVERIRDDEPNRILREENYAGGKSVDVSKVLKNLGVESTALGFIGGFAGMELEGRLLNEGIGTDFIRVSGETRTNIIIHEMSTGRQLSFYARGPEIRPHELVMLIEQIEALRAPEIVTIGGSLPPGLSPAVYRRIVAEAKKCEHNGCRAKVFLDVDGLSLRSGIEACPDVIKPNIHELSELVGRELKEIDEVLAAAREINRRGVEVVLVSMGPRGIVLVSAHEEYHAIPPQVRVENTVGAGDSSVAGFIYGMVSGKPLDECLIYAVAAGTATTLRKGTALASREDFELLIPQVTLKTLKRS, from the coding sequence ATGATATACACAATCACACTGAACCCTGCAATAGACAGGACGATGTGGGTCGAACGCATCAGGGATGACGAGCCCAACAGGATCTTGAGAGAGGAGAACTACGCAGGCGGGAAGAGCGTTGATGTCTCAAAGGTTCTCAAGAACCTGGGGGTTGAGAGCACAGCTCTTGGGTTCATAGGGGGGTTTGCCGGAATGGAGCTTGAGGGCAGGCTCCTCAACGAGGGCATCGGCACCGACTTCATAAGGGTATCTGGTGAGACGAGAACGAACATAATAATCCACGAAATGTCAACGGGCCGGCAGCTCTCATTTTACGCGAGAGGTCCGGAGATCAGACCCCATGAGCTCGTCATGCTCATAGAGCAGATAGAGGCCCTGAGGGCGCCAGAGATCGTGACAATCGGCGGCAGCCTCCCTCCAGGCCTGAGCCCTGCTGTCTACAGGAGAATAGTGGCAGAGGCGAAGAAGTGCGAGCACAACGGCTGCAGGGCAAAGGTCTTCCTGGATGTGGATGGACTATCTCTGAGGTCGGGCATAGAGGCGTGCCCTGATGTGATAAAGCCAAACATACATGAGCTCAGCGAGCTCGTGGGCAGGGAGCTGAAGGAGATCGATGAGGTTCTCGCTGCAGCCAGAGAGATAAACAGAAGGGGTGTGGAGGTGGTGCTGGTCTCGATGGGCCCGCGCGGTATAGTTCTCGTATCAGCCCACGAGGAGTATCACGCGATCCCGCCCCAGGTCAGGGTCGAGAACACAGTCGGCGCTGGAGATTCCTCAGTCGCCGGCTTCATCTACGGGATGGTCAGTGGAAAACCGCTGGATGAATGCCTGATCTATGCTGTGGCAGCAGGCACGGCGACGACCCTCAGGAAGGGCACGGCTCTCGCCAGCAGGGAGGACTTCGAGCTGCTGATCCCTCAGGTAACGCTCAAGACCCTGAAGCGATCGTGA
- a CDS encoding MoaD/ThiS family protein, whose product MRIRLRSFGSLRRYLGRDLMIEIDEGSLLRDVLLSLPEHERLLDGLKIRDDIYVLVNGRSVSDINTALNDGDEISIVPAIIGG is encoded by the coding sequence ATGCGGATCAGGCTGCGATCGTTTGGGTCTCTCAGAAGATATCTAGGCCGAGATCTCATGATTGAGATCGACGAGGGCTCTCTGCTCAGGGATGTTCTACTCTCCCTGCCAGAACATGAGCGTCTGCTCGATGGTTTGAAGATAAGGGATGACATCTACGTGCTGGTGAATGGCAGGAGCGTGAGCGATATCAACACAGCTCTCAATGATGGAGATGAGATCTCGATTGTTCCGGCCATAATCGGAGGGTGA
- a CDS encoding HesA/MoeB/ThiF family protein, protein MLTEETRRYARQIPLLGIEGQERLKGSGVLVAGAGGLGSASSCYLAAAGVGHIRIADSDAVEISNLNRQILHRIPGIRKAISAEEALRSLNPTIEVEGVDICISESSIDDLLNGIDIIVDASDSFELRYILNSAALEHGLPLIHGAVSGFDGQVTTVIPGRTACLRCIFPRPPPRDSPPVIGATCGTIGSIQAMEVIKILTGLGEPLANRLLIWDGRCAQMDEISIERNERCPDCGSRNGSDDARA, encoded by the coding sequence GTGCTCACCGAAGAGACTAGGAGGTATGCAAGACAGATCCCGCTTCTCGGAATCGAGGGGCAGGAGCGCCTGAAGGGATCTGGAGTTCTGGTCGCCGGCGCTGGTGGCCTGGGATCTGCATCCTCCTGCTACTTAGCGGCAGCCGGCGTCGGGCACATAAGGATCGCTGACTCAGATGCGGTCGAGATCAGCAACCTCAACCGCCAGATACTGCATCGCATTCCGGGCATACGCAAGGCGATCTCAGCGGAGGAGGCGCTGCGCTCCCTTAACCCCACGATCGAGGTTGAGGGTGTGGACATATGCATATCGGAGAGCAGCATAGATGATCTTCTGAATGGAATAGATATCATAGTGGATGCCAGTGACAGCTTCGAGCTCAGATACATCCTGAACTCGGCAGCGCTTGAGCACGGTCTGCCTCTGATCCATGGCGCTGTATCGGGCTTCGACGGCCAGGTCACCACAGTAATTCCCGGAAGGACGGCCTGCCTGAGATGCATATTCCCCAGGCCGCCGCCGCGGGATTCACCGCCAGTTATAGGCGCGACATGCGGCACCATCGGCTCGATTCAGGCAATGGAGGTTATCAAGATCCTCACAGGCCTCGGCGAGCCGCTTGCCAACAGGCTCCTCATATGGGACGGGAGATGCGCCCAGATGGACGAGATCTCGATCGAGAGGAACGAGCGCTGCCCTGATTGTGGCAGCAGGAACGGATCTGATGATGCGAGAGCATGA